One Triticum dicoccoides isolate Atlit2015 ecotype Zavitan chromosome 5B, WEW_v2.0, whole genome shotgun sequence genomic window carries:
- the LOC119306223 gene encoding uncharacterized protein LOC119306223 yields MEAVESSAVVSCECCGLGEECTGEYIVRVRAYFGGRWLCGLCSESVKYEAGRSKRAAAMGVEEAVRAHMAFCRMLRRGGPAERVAEGMCQMLRRRTACGKCQVAMPSSSSRTTPAPVAPLSIGF; encoded by the coding sequence ATGGAGGCGGTGGAGTCGTCGGCGGTGGTGAGCTGCGAGTGCTGCGGCCTGGGGGAGGAGTGCACCGGCGAGTACATAGTCCGCGTGAGGGCCTACTTCGGGGGCCGGTGGCTGTGCGGGCTGTGCTCCGAGTCCGTCAAGTACGAGGCCGGCCGCAGCAAGCGCGCGGCGGCGATGGGCGTGGAGGAGGCCGTGCGGGCGCACATGGCCTTCTGCCGCATGCTCAGGCGCGGCGGACCCGCGGAGCGCGTCGCCGAGGGCATGTGCCAGATGCTTAGGCGGCGCACCGCGTGCGGGAAGTGCCAGGTGGCCATGCCATCGTCCTCGTCGCGGACGACGCCGGCGCCGGTGGCGCCGCTGTCGATCGGTTTCTGA